One region of Halomicrobium sp. LC1Hm genomic DNA includes:
- the smc gene encoding chromosome segregation protein SMC, with protein MHIKELVLDNFKSFGRKTRIPFYEDFTVVTGPNGSGKSNIIDSILFALGLARTSGIRAEKLTDLIYNPGHADEETDGSGEREASVEVILANEDRTLDRSQVINAAGTEDVGDVDEISIKRRVKETEDNYYSYYYINGRSVNLGDIQDLLAQAGVAPEGYNVVMQGDVTEIINMTAGSRREIIDEIAGVAQFDEQKADAFEELEVVQERIDEAELRIEEKRERLDQLADERETALQYQELREEKAEYEGYRKAAELEDKREERAEIRDEIEALEDELADLQRELDERQGKVVRLEDELQSLNTEIERKGEDEQLAIKREIEEIKGDISRLEDRAATAEEKVEDAENERRQAFVQIDRKQETIDELEGEIRQTKVEKSNVKAEINEREAELADVQAKIDAVGEEFEEVKSELEAKRTALEAAKSAKNDHQREQDRLLDEARRRSNQQREKRDAIEDAEAEVPDLEAEIEDLETELEKAQKNSATITEVVEDLTAEKRELQSDIDELEDEISGLQQEYANLEAKAGQDGDSSYGRAVTTILNAGMDGVHGTVGQLGGVDPDYATACETAAGGRLAHVVVDDDTVGQQGIEYLKSRNAGRATFLPITEMHQRSLPSLPQHGGVVDFAYNLVDFDPEYAGIFSYVLGDTVVVADMDTAREFMGEFRMVTLEGDLVETSGAMTGGSSSGTRYSFSGGQGQLERVAAKINELEDERQERREELRDVEERLDDARDRQTDANDQVREIESEIERKRAAIEDAHERVERLESELAEIEAEREDVSDEMDVLEGKIARQNEAIAIVEADIDELEVEVADSQLPALTDEADQIKQAIDELESRESDLDADLNELQLEKQYAEDNIEELHEDIEAAQNRKAEAEERIAELEAEIEEKRSEKAAKEDEVAELEAELADLKSEREELREELQDAKERRDEQQSKVTELERDLDDATEERERLDWEIDELEAEVGDYDPDEIPDHHVVESQIGRLESRMEELEPVNMRAIDEYDAVEAELDELEDKKATLVEEADGIRDRIETYEQRKKATFMDAFDEINEQFEDIFERLSNGTGHLHLEDEADPFEGGLTMKAQPGDKPIQRLNAMSGGEKSLTALAFIFAIQRHNPAPFYALDEVDAFLDAANAELVGEMVDELAGDAQFVVVSHRSALLDRSERAIGVTMQDDNVSAVTGIDLTGEIGEVPADD; from the coding sequence ATGCACATCAAAGAGCTCGTCCTTGACAACTTCAAGAGTTTCGGCCGGAAGACACGGATCCCGTTCTACGAGGACTTTACCGTCGTTACCGGCCCCAACGGCTCGGGCAAGTCCAACATCATCGACTCGATTCTGTTCGCGCTCGGACTGGCCCGCACCTCCGGCATCCGCGCCGAGAAACTGACGGATCTGATCTACAACCCCGGCCACGCCGACGAGGAGACCGACGGCAGCGGGGAGCGCGAGGCCAGCGTCGAGGTCATCCTCGCGAACGAGGACCGGACGCTCGACCGCTCGCAGGTGATCAACGCGGCCGGCACCGAGGACGTGGGCGACGTCGACGAGATCTCGATCAAGCGCCGCGTCAAGGAGACCGAAGACAACTACTACTCGTACTACTACATCAACGGCCGCTCGGTCAACCTCGGCGACATCCAGGACCTGCTGGCCCAGGCCGGCGTCGCGCCGGAGGGGTACAACGTCGTCATGCAGGGCGACGTGACCGAGATCATCAACATGACGGCCGGCTCGCGCCGGGAGATCATCGACGAGATCGCCGGCGTCGCTCAGTTCGACGAGCAGAAAGCCGACGCCTTCGAGGAACTGGAGGTCGTCCAGGAGCGAATCGACGAGGCCGAACTCCGTATCGAAGAGAAACGAGAGCGCCTCGACCAGCTGGCCGACGAACGCGAGACGGCCCTGCAGTACCAGGAACTCCGCGAGGAGAAAGCGGAGTACGAGGGGTATCGCAAGGCCGCGGAACTCGAAGACAAGCGCGAGGAGCGCGCGGAGATCCGCGACGAGATCGAGGCGCTGGAGGACGAACTCGCGGACCTCCAGCGCGAACTCGACGAACGCCAGGGCAAGGTCGTCCGCCTCGAAGACGAGCTCCAGTCGCTCAACACCGAGATCGAGCGCAAGGGCGAGGACGAACAGCTGGCGATCAAACGCGAGATCGAGGAGATCAAAGGCGACATCTCGCGGCTCGAAGACAGAGCCGCGACCGCCGAAGAGAAGGTCGAAGACGCCGAGAACGAGCGCCGGCAGGCGTTCGTCCAGATCGACCGCAAGCAAGAGACCATCGACGAGCTGGAGGGCGAGATCCGACAGACGAAAGTCGAGAAGTCGAACGTCAAAGCCGAGATCAACGAGCGGGAGGCCGAACTCGCGGACGTACAGGCGAAGATCGACGCGGTCGGCGAGGAGTTCGAAGAGGTCAAGTCGGAGCTAGAGGCCAAACGGACCGCGCTGGAAGCGGCCAAGTCGGCGAAGAACGACCACCAGCGCGAGCAGGATCGCCTGCTCGACGAAGCGCGTCGCCGGTCGAACCAGCAACGAGAGAAACGCGACGCGATCGAGGACGCGGAGGCCGAAGTCCCCGACCTCGAAGCCGAGATCGAGGACCTGGAGACGGAACTGGAGAAAGCCCAGAAGAACTCGGCGACGATCACCGAGGTCGTCGAGGACCTCACGGCGGAGAAACGCGAACTCCAGAGCGACATCGACGAGCTGGAAGACGAGATCAGCGGGCTCCAGCAGGAGTACGCGAACCTCGAAGCGAAGGCCGGGCAGGACGGCGACTCCTCCTACGGTCGGGCGGTGACGACGATCCTGAACGCCGGCATGGACGGCGTCCACGGCACCGTCGGCCAGCTGGGCGGCGTCGACCCCGACTACGCGACCGCCTGCGAGACCGCCGCCGGTGGCCGGCTCGCACACGTCGTCGTCGACGACGACACGGTCGGACAGCAGGGTATCGAGTACCTGAAGTCCCGTAACGCCGGCCGTGCGACCTTCCTGCCGATCACGGAGATGCACCAGCGGTCGCTGCCCAGCCTCCCCCAGCACGGCGGCGTCGTCGACTTCGCGTACAACCTCGTCGACTTCGATCCCGAGTACGCGGGCATCTTCTCCTACGTGCTGGGCGACACCGTCGTCGTCGCGGACATGGACACCGCCCGCGAGTTCATGGGCGAGTTCCGGATGGTCACGCTCGAAGGCGACCTCGTCGAGACCTCCGGCGCGATGACCGGTGGGTCCTCGTCGGGGACCCGATACTCCTTCTCCGGCGGCCAGGGCCAGCTCGAACGCGTCGCCGCGAAGATCAACGAACTGGAAGACGAACGCCAGGAGCGCCGCGAGGAGCTTCGCGACGTCGAAGAGCGCCTCGACGACGCCCGCGACCGACAGACCGACGCAAACGATCAGGTCCGCGAGATCGAATCCGAGATCGAGCGCAAGCGGGCGGCCATCGAGGACGCCCACGAGCGCGTCGAGCGCCTGGAGTCGGAACTGGCGGAGATCGAGGCCGAACGCGAGGACGTCTCCGACGAGATGGACGTACTGGAGGGGAAGATCGCCCGCCAGAACGAGGCCATCGCCATCGTCGAGGCGGACATCGACGAGCTGGAGGTGGAGGTCGCCGACTCCCAGCTGCCGGCGCTTACCGACGAGGCCGACCAGATCAAACAGGCGATCGACGAACTGGAGAGCCGAGAGAGCGACCTCGACGCCGACCTCAACGAGCTCCAGCTGGAGAAACAGTACGCCGAAGACAACATCGAGGAGCTCCACGAGGACATCGAAGCCGCACAGAACCGCAAGGCCGAGGCCGAGGAACGGATCGCCGAACTCGAAGCCGAGATCGAAGAGAAACGCTCCGAGAAAGCCGCCAAAGAGGACGAGGTCGCGGAGCTGGAGGCCGAGCTGGCGGACCTCAAAAGCGAGCGCGAGGAACTCCGCGAGGAGCTACAGGACGCCAAAGAGCGGCGCGACGAACAGCAGTCGAAGGTCACCGAACTCGAACGCGACCTCGACGACGCCACCGAGGAGCGCGAGCGCCTCGACTGGGAGATCGACGAACTCGAAGCCGAGGTCGGCGACTACGACCCGGACGAGATTCCGGACCACCACGTCGTCGAATCCCAGATCGGCCGGCTCGAATCCCGGATGGAGGAACTGGAGCCGGTCAACATGCGCGCGATCGACGAGTACGACGCCGTCGAGGCGGAACTGGACGAGCTGGAAGACAAGAAAGCGACGCTCGTCGAGGAAGCCGACGGCATCCGCGACCGGATCGAGACCTACGAGCAGCGCAAGAAGGCGACGTTCATGGACGCGTTCGACGAGATCAACGAGCAGTTCGAGGACATCTTCGAACGGCTCTCGAACGGGACGGGACACCTCCACCTCGAAGACGAGGCCGATCCCTTCGAGGGCGGCCTGACGATGAAGGCCCAGCCCGGCGACAAGCCGATCCAGCGGCTCAACGCCATGTCCGGGGGCGAGAAGTCCCTGACGGCGCTGGCCTTCATCTTCGCGATCCAGCGGCACAACCCCGCGCCGTTCTACGCGCTGGACGAGGTCGACGCCTTCCTCGACGCCGCCAACGCCGAACTGGTCGGCGAGATGGT
- the gatB gene encoding Asp-tRNA(Asn)/Glu-tRNA(Gln) amidotransferase subunit GatB, translated as MTAQAAESRELATVIGLEVHVQLETETKIFCGCSTDGGEEPNTNTCPVCLGLPGALPVLNEAAVESAVKIGKAIDASIPEETTFHRKNYYYPDLPKNFQITQYDSPICQDGELEFSHEGDSRTVGIRRAHLEEDPGSIKHVREGTGPLDSRTTGIDRADYTLIDYNRAGTPLMEIVTRPDFRDPGEVRAFLEKLEEVLEYLGVFDATRDGSLRIDANLSLVDAEEVNDDGSIDDDVLDDANRTEVKNISSHKGAETALAFEASRQKKLVQSGREVAQETRHFNETHGNTVGMRSKEEEKDYRYFREADLPPLRVSHWKEEIDIPELPDARRDRFVSEYDLSEEAASKLTSTKQVADFFEAVADRFDADLAATWVADELLGELNYRDMAITDVDDRFEEIERLVELVADDEITAKNAKETVLRTMLDEGDAPDEIVDREGLGKTSGDEVQQAVAAAIEENPEAVDDYEDGDDGAINFLVGQVMGKTGGSADPGDVNQLLREELAE; from the coding sequence ATGACTGCGCAAGCTGCCGAATCGCGCGAGCTCGCGACCGTCATCGGGCTCGAGGTGCACGTCCAGCTCGAGACCGAGACGAAGATCTTCTGTGGCTGTTCGACCGACGGCGGCGAGGAGCCAAACACCAACACCTGCCCCGTCTGTCTCGGGCTCCCCGGCGCGCTCCCGGTGCTCAACGAGGCGGCCGTCGAATCTGCCGTCAAGATCGGCAAGGCCATCGACGCTTCGATTCCCGAAGAGACGACGTTCCACCGGAAGAACTACTACTACCCCGACCTGCCGAAGAACTTCCAGATCACCCAGTACGACTCGCCGATCTGTCAGGACGGCGAGCTGGAGTTCTCCCACGAGGGCGACAGTCGCACCGTCGGCATCCGCCGGGCCCACCTCGAAGAGGACCCCGGATCGATCAAGCACGTCCGCGAGGGCACCGGGCCGCTGGACTCGCGGACGACCGGGATCGACCGCGCGGACTACACCCTGATCGACTACAACCGCGCGGGCACGCCGCTCATGGAGATCGTCACCCGGCCGGACTTCCGCGATCCCGGCGAGGTGCGGGCCTTCCTCGAAAAGCTGGAGGAGGTCCTCGAATACCTGGGCGTGTTCGACGCCACCCGCGACGGCAGCCTGCGCATCGACGCGAACCTCTCGCTGGTCGACGCCGAGGAGGTGAACGACGACGGGAGCATCGACGACGACGTGCTGGACGACGCCAACCGCACCGAGGTCAAGAACATCTCCAGTCACAAGGGCGCGGAGACGGCGCTGGCCTTCGAGGCCTCGCGCCAGAAGAAGCTCGTCCAGTCGGGCCGGGAGGTCGCCCAGGAGACCCGCCACTTCAACGAGACCCACGGCAACACCGTCGGGATGCGCTCGAAGGAAGAGGAGAAAGACTACCGCTACTTCCGCGAGGCCGATCTCCCGCCGCTCCGGGTCAGCCACTGGAAAGAGGAGATCGACATTCCGGAGCTGCCCGACGCCCGCCGGGACCGCTTCGTCTCGGAGTACGACCTCAGCGAAGAGGCCGCCTCGAAGCTGACCTCGACGAAACAGGTCGCCGACTTCTTCGAGGCCGTCGCCGATCGCTTCGACGCCGATCTGGCGGCGACGTGGGTCGCAGACGAACTGCTTGGCGAACTGAACTACCGCGACATGGCGATCACGGACGTCGACGACCGCTTCGAGGAGATCGAACGCCTCGTCGAACTCGTCGCCGACGACGAGATCACGGCCAAGAACGCCAAGGAGACCGTCCTCCGGACGATGCTCGACGAGGGCGACGCCCCAGACGAGATCGTCGACCGCGAGGGGCTGGGCAAGACCAGCGGCGACGAGGTCCAGCAGGCCGTCGCGGCCGCCATCGAAGAGAACCCCGAGGCCGTCGACGACTACGAGGACGGCGACGACGGCGCGATCAACTTCCTCGTCGGCCAGGTCATGGGCAAGACCGGCGGCAGCGCCGATCCGGGCGACGTGAACCAGTTGCTGCGGGAGGAACTGGCAGAATGA
- the thyA gene encoding thymidylate synthase translates to MQQYLDLVDATLREGTYKPNRTGVDTIASFSQHYEVDLAEGFPLLTTKDLSGFRWNSLIHELLWYLSGEEHIRELREETGIWDAWADEAGHLDTAYGRFWRRYPVPDDDAQLPGESWPDDAHRWVNDDGTFDQLAYVMDQLEANPHSRRLVVNAWHPANATVSTLPPCHYTFVFNVQGGRLNVHLTQRSGDIALGVPFNVAAYSLLAQAVAQRTDFELGSFGHTIVDAHVYCGSGARGEWYGEHLDALQERLRAVEADEDYRAVREWLESTAPAEDDGQEGYDHVPGLLEQCAREPRARPAMEIADEPLDDLTYDDFELRDYDPAPGISFSVAE, encoded by the coding sequence ATGCAACAGTATCTCGATCTCGTCGATGCGACGCTCCGGGAGGGCACGTACAAGCCCAACCGAACGGGCGTCGACACGATCGCGTCGTTCAGCCAGCACTACGAAGTCGATCTCGCCGAGGGGTTCCCCCTCCTGACGACCAAGGACCTCTCGGGCTTTCGGTGGAACTCGCTGATCCACGAGCTGCTGTGGTACCTCTCGGGCGAAGAACACATCCGAGAGCTACGAGAGGAGACCGGTATCTGGGACGCCTGGGCCGACGAGGCGGGGCACCTCGACACCGCCTACGGTCGGTTCTGGCGGCGCTACCCGGTCCCGGACGACGACGCGCAGCTCCCCGGCGAGAGCTGGCCCGACGACGCCCACCGCTGGGTCAACGACGACGGGACGTTCGACCAGCTCGCGTACGTGATGGACCAGCTCGAAGCGAACCCCCACTCTCGCCGGCTCGTCGTCAACGCCTGGCACCCGGCGAACGCGACGGTCTCGACGCTGCCGCCCTGTCACTACACGTTCGTGTTCAACGTCCAGGGCGGTCGCCTGAACGTCCACCTGACCCAGCGGTCGGGCGACATCGCGCTGGGGGTCCCCTTCAACGTCGCCGCGTACTCGCTGCTGGCCCAGGCCGTCGCCCAGCGGACCGACTTCGAACTGGGCTCGTTCGGTCACACGATCGTCGACGCCCACGTCTACTGTGGCAGCGGTGCCCGCGGCGAGTGGTACGGCGAGCACCTCGACGCGCTGCAAGAGCGACTCCGGGCCGTCGAGGCCGACGAGGACTACCGCGCGGTTCGGGAGTGGCTCGAATCGACCGCGCCGGCCGAGGACGACGGACAGGAGGGGTACGACCACGTGCCCGGCCTGCTCGAACAGTGCGCTCGCGAGCCCCGTGCGCGCCCGGCCATGGAGATCGCCGACGAGCCCCTCGACGACCTGACCTACGACGACTTCGAACTGCGCGACTACGACCCCGCGCCGGGGATCTCCTTCTCGGTGGCCGAGTGA